From Carnobacterium alterfunditum DSM 5972:
TAACTTTATCTAATATATTCATTTTATTCATCTCCTAACATTTCTTCAATTAAAATGAGAACATCTTTATATATGAAAAATCCTTAAAATTAAATCGTTCAACATATGGTATTGGTGTTCCCAAAAAAAATTTTGCTGGAACAAACGAGTTTACTTGTGTAGAACTATAGTATCATCTTTAAGCCTCAAACAAAATGCATCAGAGTACAACTTTATTAAAAAACACCTACTTAAAAATGAGAACTTGCATGTTTTCTATTCTAAGATTAAACTTGATAAGTTGAAAAATAAGTCATCTTAGATGATTTTTGGAGGAATCAGTGTGAATACAAAAAAACTATCGTTAAGTTTAGCCTTTTTTAGCCTAACCTTATTATTAAGTGCCTGCCGCTCTGTAGAAGAAACTACTGCGGACAAGAAAGATGCACAAGAAGAGGTTCTTGCTTCTGAACAAGTCATGCACTTAACTGTAGAAAGCGAATTAGCAACAACCGACAGCGTTTTAGTGGCTGAAAATATTACTTTTGCTGGTGTCAATCAATTTATAGAGGGACTCTATCGTTTAGATGAAAATAACGAGCCCATACCTGCTTTAGCTGAAAGCGAAGATATCTCAGAAGACGGCTTAACGTATACCTTTCACTTAAGAGATGATGCTACATGGTCGAATGGCGAACCCGTTACTGCACATGATTTTGTTTTTTCATGGCGTCGAAATGTTGACCCAACCTCTGGTGCAGCTTATGCGTACTTATTTGAAGATATAAAACATGCTTCTGACATTATGGCTGAAAAATTGCCGCTCGAAGAACTCGGAGTTAAAGCATTAGATGACTCTACATTAGAAGTTACACTAGAAACACCGATTGCTTATTTCCCTTCTCTTATGTCATTTGTTTCATTCTTTCCACAAAATGAGGCTTTTGTAAAAGATACTGGCGATCAGTACGGAACGAACAGTGAAACCACTCTTACAAACGGTCCTTTCTTATTGTCCGAATGGGATAATGGACTGGATGAAAGCTGGACTTATGAAAAAAATCCAACTTATTGGGATGCAGATAATGTTCATTTAACCAAAATCACGAACCAAGTGATCAAAGAGGTATCCACTGGTGTAAATTTATTTGAAAAAGGCACTGTCGATAATGCCTTATTATCTGGCGAATACGCAAAACAATTTCAAAAAGATCCTAGCTATACAGTCGAGTATTTTTCAAGAACCAACTACTTAGAAGTCAATCAAACAGATAACCCTTATTTAAAGAATGAAAGCCTCAGAAAGGCACTTGCACTAGCTGTTGATCGCGAAGAATTGACTTCTATCATCTTAAATAACGGCTCTCTACCGATTACTGGATTGGTCCCAGATC
This genomic window contains:
- a CDS encoding peptide ABC transporter substrate-binding protein; its protein translation is MNTKKLSLSLAFFSLTLLLSACRSVEETTADKKDAQEEVLASEQVMHLTVESELATTDSVLVAENITFAGVNQFIEGLYRLDENNEPIPALAESEDISEDGLTYTFHLRDDATWSNGEPVTAHDFVFSWRRNVDPTSGAAYAYLFEDIKHASDIMAEKLPLEELGVKALDDSTLEVTLETPIAYFPSLMSFVSFFPQNEAFVKDTGDQYGTNSETTLTNGPFLLSEWDNGLDESWTYEKNPTYWDADNVHLTKITNQVIKEVSTGVNLFEKGTVDNALLSGEYAKQFQKDPSYTVEYFSRTNYLEVNQTDNPYLKNESLRKALALAVDREELTSIILNNGSLPITGLVPDHFVKNPESGTEFAEEAGEFYTYDLPEAQKLVEEAKAELGVETIELELLGDDDETSKRVMEYLQGELQNNLDGIEIKLLNIPFNARLAKAAAGDFDLISSGWSGYVSDPIIMLDVLYSTSSYNNGGYSNKKVDQLIDDAKGIHANEPLLRWKDMLEAHQIAVDDAALIPLYQKGEAMLRNPKIKGIHINSVGARYSYKNTYIIE